Proteins from a genomic interval of Microbacterium phyllosphaerae:
- a CDS encoding LacI family DNA-binding transcriptional regulator, whose amino-acid sequence MSPARRVTITDIARLAGVSPGAVSFALNGRPGVSAETRARILEVAAQHDWLPSSTARALAGARAGVIGFAVNRPARTLGAEAFFTDLMAGVQSALAPHRLALQTVLVPSIDDEIATYRRWRSSHQVDGVVVIDPRDDDPRMPVLRDLGLPAVIIGSVRSEPGHPATLQVDDRRVAHTLFAHLAGLGHRRIAYVSGPAEFQHTRLRSEALSGLSAQGIAGAVIPTDSSPAAASAALGRLLADGASPSAVVFDSDVMAIAGLRAAQERRIAVPTELSIASFDDSTVAALVHPSITAMTRDTFGLGADAANFLIDQIAAPAPLPDRTGSAPVLTVRESTARAR is encoded by the coding sequence ATGAGCCCGGCGAGACGCGTGACGATCACCGACATCGCGCGACTCGCCGGGGTCTCGCCCGGGGCGGTCTCGTTCGCGCTGAACGGGCGCCCGGGGGTGAGCGCGGAGACGCGCGCCCGCATCCTCGAGGTCGCCGCGCAGCACGATTGGCTGCCCAGCTCGACGGCACGCGCGCTGGCGGGCGCTCGTGCCGGGGTCATCGGATTCGCGGTGAACCGGCCTGCCCGCACGCTGGGCGCCGAGGCCTTCTTCACCGATCTCATGGCCGGTGTGCAGTCGGCCCTCGCGCCGCATCGTCTCGCGTTGCAGACGGTGCTCGTGCCGTCGATCGACGACGAGATCGCGACCTATCGGCGCTGGCGCAGCTCGCACCAGGTCGACGGGGTGGTCGTGATCGATCCCCGTGACGATGATCCGCGGATGCCGGTGCTGCGCGACCTTGGCCTGCCCGCCGTGATCATCGGCAGCGTCCGCTCCGAGCCCGGCCACCCTGCGACGCTTCAGGTCGACGACCGGCGGGTCGCGCACACGCTGTTCGCACACCTGGCCGGTCTCGGCCATCGCCGCATCGCGTACGTCTCGGGTCCGGCGGAGTTCCAGCACACCAGGCTGCGGTCCGAGGCTCTGTCAGGGCTTTCCGCTCAGGGGATCGCCGGTGCGGTGATCCCGACCGACTCGTCACCGGCCGCGGCATCCGCCGCACTCGGCCGACTGCTCGCGGATGGGGCGTCGCCGAGTGCCGTCGTCTTCGACAGCGACGTGATGGCGATCGCGGGCCTCCGCGCCGCGCAGGAGCGCCGCATCGCCGTACCCACGGAGCTGTCGATCGCGTCGTTCGACGATTCGACGGTGGCCGCACTCGTGCATCCGTCGATCACGGCCATGACAAGAGACACCTTCGGACTCGGAGCGGATGCCGCGAACTTCCTGATCGACCAGATCGCCGCGCCCGCGCCGCTTCCCGACCGCACCGGCTCGGCGCCTGTGCTGACGGTGCGCGAGAGCACGGCGCGGGCGCGCTGA
- a CDS encoding fucose isomerase has translation MTYTLPAPASRPASAPKTAYLIASGDLREAANTGGWPVQVELEAGVTGVFADLGWTVIRANDVDPATGHGFISSQRMGLDVFKNIPTDAPLIVAEAVWQYSHHVLAGLRTHEGPILTVANFAGDWPGLVGLLGLNAGLTKMDKPYATIWSVDFTDEWFRAGIREWTETGSITHDASHVRPLPELPDSPEKQLGEALAAELLAEKAIIGVFDEGCMGMYNAIFDDELLNRTGIYKERLSQSALYAEMLEVSDAEADAAYDWLIDAGMTFRYGEDAETELTREQVQWQLKMYIAALRIADDFGLDAVGIQYQQGLKDLVPASDLAEGILNSTERPPVTSRDGSRVLHEGRAFPHFNEADEGVAVDALVTDRVWRAMGLVPDNTLHDVRWGEDFDGQFVWVYEISGSVPASHLGGWQHAEGWRQGHVFFPAGGATINGVSKPGEIVLSRVFIADGILQADIFRASVVELPDAETQRRKDATNPEWPIAHVVLHGISRDQFMARHKANHAQLVYAPDAETADRALIAKAAMFAGMGIKVNVVGDATI, from the coding sequence ATGACCTACACCCTGCCGGCACCGGCATCCCGACCGGCATCTGCCCCGAAGACCGCGTATCTGATCGCCTCGGGCGACCTGCGCGAAGCCGCGAACACCGGCGGCTGGCCTGTGCAGGTCGAGCTCGAAGCCGGCGTCACCGGAGTCTTCGCGGATCTCGGCTGGACCGTCATCCGCGCCAACGACGTCGACCCCGCCACCGGGCACGGCTTCATCTCGAGCCAGCGCATGGGCCTCGACGTCTTCAAGAACATCCCCACGGATGCTCCGCTCATCGTCGCCGAGGCCGTGTGGCAGTACTCGCACCACGTGCTCGCCGGCCTTCGCACGCACGAGGGGCCGATCCTCACCGTCGCGAACTTCGCGGGGGACTGGCCAGGACTCGTCGGACTGCTCGGCTTGAACGCCGGCCTCACGAAGATGGACAAGCCCTACGCCACGATCTGGTCGGTGGACTTCACCGACGAGTGGTTCAGAGCCGGGATCCGCGAGTGGACGGAGACCGGATCGATCACGCACGACGCCTCGCACGTGCGTCCCCTGCCCGAGCTGCCCGACAGCCCCGAGAAGCAGCTCGGAGAGGCGCTCGCCGCCGAGCTGCTCGCCGAGAAGGCCATCATCGGCGTCTTCGACGAGGGCTGCATGGGCATGTACAACGCGATCTTCGATGACGAGCTGCTGAACCGGACGGGCATCTACAAGGAGCGCCTCTCGCAGTCGGCGCTCTACGCCGAGATGCTCGAGGTCTCGGATGCTGAGGCGGATGCCGCGTACGACTGGCTGATCGACGCCGGCATGACGTTCCGCTACGGCGAGGACGCCGAGACCGAGCTCACCCGTGAGCAGGTGCAGTGGCAGCTGAAGATGTACATCGCCGCCCTCCGCATCGCCGACGACTTCGGGCTCGACGCGGTCGGCATCCAGTACCAGCAGGGTCTGAAAGACCTGGTGCCGGCATCCGACCTCGCCGAAGGCATCCTGAACTCGACCGAGCGCCCGCCGGTGACCTCGCGTGACGGCTCGCGCGTGCTGCACGAGGGCCGCGCCTTCCCGCACTTCAACGAGGCCGACGAGGGCGTCGCCGTCGACGCGCTCGTCACCGATCGGGTGTGGCGCGCGATGGGGCTCGTCCCTGACAACACGCTGCACGACGTGCGCTGGGGTGAGGACTTCGACGGGCAGTTCGTCTGGGTCTACGAGATCTCGGGCTCGGTGCCCGCGTCGCACCTCGGCGGCTGGCAGCACGCCGAGGGCTGGCGTCAGGGGCACGTCTTCTTCCCGGCGGGCGGCGCCACGATCAACGGCGTCTCGAAACCGGGCGAGATCGTGCTGTCGCGCGTGTTCATCGCCGACGGCATCCTGCAGGCCGACATCTTCCGGGCCTCGGTCGTCGAGCTGCCGGACGCAGAGACCCAGCGCCGCAAGGATGCGACGAACCCCGAGTGGCCGATCGCGCACGTGGTGCTGCACGGCATCTCGCGCGACCAGTTCATGGCCCGCCACAAGGCGAACCACGCGCAGCTCGTCTACGCGCCGGACGCAGAGACCGCCGACAGGGCGCTCATCGCGAAGGCCGCGATGTTCGCGGGCATGGGCATCAAGGTCAACGTCGTCGGAGACGCGACGATCTGA
- a CDS encoding LacI family DNA-binding transcriptional regulator: MVTIYDVARLAQVSPATVSRVFNGTSVSDEKVAAVRRAAEQLSFTPNRTARNLRRQSSEVIALVIPDIENPYFTEMARGVEDIASEAGYSVVLCNTDAQVEKEATYLRIAMAEHMSGVIIATADEDSDLDSILATGRPVVAVDRSTSYDIDGVVMANRAAGISAAKDLIDAGYRRIAYIGGPEHIDTAAERAAGWRSALGAAHPDLDLDELERFATFRVDGGRTAMEELLALPEPPDAVVAGNNLIGVGAIQVLTEHGLTPPQVGVAVIGSLPFTTLSPTAVTVVRLPARHMGVTAARMLLERIGGDGQPSRTVVLRNEIQPASVVRV; the protein is encoded by the coding sequence ATGGTCACGATCTACGACGTCGCCCGGCTCGCGCAGGTCTCGCCGGCCACCGTCTCTCGCGTGTTCAACGGGACCAGCGTCTCCGACGAGAAGGTCGCTGCCGTGCGCCGCGCGGCCGAGCAGCTGAGCTTCACGCCCAATCGCACCGCACGCAACCTGCGTCGGCAGAGCTCCGAGGTGATCGCTCTCGTCATCCCGGACATCGAGAATCCGTACTTCACCGAGATGGCCCGCGGTGTCGAGGATATCGCCTCCGAGGCCGGGTACTCCGTGGTGCTGTGCAATACGGACGCCCAGGTCGAGAAGGAGGCGACCTACCTGCGGATCGCCATGGCCGAGCACATGTCGGGCGTCATCATCGCGACCGCCGACGAGGATTCCGACCTCGACAGCATCCTCGCGACCGGTCGTCCCGTCGTCGCGGTCGACCGCAGCACGAGCTACGACATCGACGGCGTCGTCATGGCGAACCGGGCGGCGGGCATTTCGGCAGCGAAAGATCTCATCGATGCCGGATACCGTCGCATCGCCTACATCGGCGGGCCGGAGCACATCGACACGGCCGCCGAGAGAGCCGCCGGATGGCGGTCGGCGCTGGGGGCGGCGCATCCGGATCTCGACCTCGACGAACTCGAACGGTTCGCCACGTTCCGCGTCGACGGAGGGCGCACGGCGATGGAGGAGCTCCTCGCGCTCCCCGAGCCGCCGGATGCCGTCGTGGCCGGGAACAACCTCATCGGCGTCGGCGCGATCCAGGTGCTGACGGAACACGGGCTGACCCCACCGCAGGTCGGCGTCGCCGTGATCGGATCGCTGCCTTTCACCACCCTCTCGCCGACCGCGGTGACGGTCGTTCGGCTGCCCGCCCGTCATATGGGAGTCACAGCGGCGCGCATGCTGCTGGAGCGCATCGGTGGCGACGGCCAGCCCTCGCGCACGGTGGTGCTGCGCAACGAGATCCAGCCGGCCAGCGTCGTCAGGGTCTGA
- a CDS encoding long-chain-fatty-acid--CoA ligase produces MPVNPYDSRPWLDSYADGVPADIETPSQTLPEMIEASITTFGRRPALEFFGAVTSYRDLGDQILRAAEGLRRLGVSKGDRVALVLPNCPQHVVAFYAALRLGAIVVEHNPLYTARELRHQFEDHGAKVAIVWDKTVDTIADFPADLRVEHIVSVDLTEAMPAAQRLLLRLPLPKARASGAKLTSTPKARRALPWKKMVDHRRLSRRVEGPTLGDTALLQYTSGTTGVPKGAILTHANLRANAMQGQAWVPGLVAGEETFYGVLPLFHAYGMTLCLTFAMSIGAKLVLFPTFDLGLVTKAARTSPPTFLPAVPPIYDQLARAASRGTIDLSTVRFAISGAMSLPVATVQRWEEATGGLLVEGYGMTESSPVALGNPMGRSRRPGTVGVPFPSTEIRVVDPADTDIDVPVGERGELLVRGPQVFQGYWRRPSETADVLLADGWLRTGDIAEVSADGFVTIVDRLKELIITGGFNVSPTEVEDALQAHPDVLAAAVVGLPRSSGGEEVAAAVVLRDGAELDAGALRDFCRTRLTPYKVPKRIVAMDDLPRSLIGKVLRRQVRDRMLAG; encoded by the coding sequence ATGCCCGTCAATCCGTACGACTCCCGCCCGTGGCTCGACTCCTATGCGGATGGTGTCCCCGCCGACATCGAGACTCCGTCCCAGACGTTGCCCGAGATGATCGAGGCGAGCATCACGACGTTCGGCCGACGACCGGCGCTCGAGTTCTTCGGCGCCGTCACGTCGTATCGTGACCTCGGCGATCAGATCCTGCGCGCCGCCGAGGGGCTGCGGCGCCTGGGCGTGAGCAAGGGCGACCGTGTGGCGCTGGTGCTGCCCAACTGCCCTCAGCACGTCGTGGCCTTCTATGCGGCGCTCCGCCTCGGCGCGATCGTCGTCGAGCACAACCCGCTCTACACCGCCAGGGAGCTGCGGCATCAGTTCGAGGATCACGGGGCCAAGGTCGCGATCGTCTGGGACAAGACGGTCGACACGATCGCGGACTTCCCCGCCGACCTGCGGGTCGAGCACATCGTGAGCGTCGATCTGACCGAGGCCATGCCCGCTGCGCAGCGGCTCCTGCTGCGGTTGCCCCTCCCGAAGGCGCGCGCGTCGGGGGCGAAGCTGACGAGCACCCCGAAGGCGCGCAGAGCGCTGCCCTGGAAGAAGATGGTCGATCATCGCCGCCTCTCGCGCCGCGTCGAGGGCCCGACCCTCGGAGACACCGCACTCCTGCAGTACACGAGCGGGACGACGGGCGTGCCGAAGGGCGCGATCCTCACGCACGCGAACCTGCGCGCCAACGCGATGCAGGGGCAGGCGTGGGTGCCGGGTCTGGTCGCCGGGGAGGAGACCTTCTACGGCGTGCTGCCGCTGTTCCACGCCTACGGCATGACGCTCTGTCTGACCTTCGCGATGAGCATCGGCGCGAAGCTGGTGCTGTTCCCGACGTTCGATCTCGGCCTCGTCACGAAGGCGGCGCGCACGAGCCCACCGACGTTCCTCCCCGCTGTCCCGCCGATCTACGACCAGCTCGCGAGGGCCGCATCCCGCGGAACGATCGACCTCTCGACCGTGAGGTTCGCGATCTCCGGCGCCATGAGCCTGCCGGTCGCGACGGTGCAGCGATGGGAAGAGGCGACCGGAGGGCTGCTCGTCGAGGGCTACGGCATGACCGAGAGCTCACCCGTCGCGCTCGGCAACCCGATGGGTCGCAGTAGGCGCCCCGGAACAGTGGGCGTGCCCTTCCCGAGCACGGAGATCCGCGTCGTCGATCCGGCGGACACCGACATCGACGTTCCCGTGGGGGAGCGGGGCGAGCTGCTGGTCCGCGGCCCGCAGGTGTTCCAGGGATACTGGCGCAGACCGAGTGAGACCGCCGACGTGCTGCTCGCTGACGGGTGGCTGCGCACCGGCGACATCGCCGAGGTGTCGGCCGACGGCTTCGTGACGATCGTCGACCGCCTCAAGGAGCTCATCATCACGGGCGGGTTCAACGTATCTCCCACCGAGGTGGAGGATGCGCTCCAGGCGCACCCCGACGTGCTCGCTGCCGCCGTGGTCGGCCTCCCGCGCTCGAGTGGCGGCGAAGAGGTCGCGGCGGCCGTGGTGCTCCGTGACGGCGCGGAACTCGACGCGGGCGCCCTGCGCGACTTCTGCCGCACGAGGCTCACTCCCTACAAGGTTCCCAAGCGCATCGTCGCAATGGATGATCTTCCGCGCTCGCTCATCGGCAAGGTGCTGCGTCGTCAGGTGCGGGATCGGATGCTCGCGGGTTGA
- a CDS encoding dihydrodipicolinate synthase family protein yields MTRYDILTAVPTAFHSDGALDLEGSRAIFRFVAESGNEGAFVLGTTGEFPAVDATEFAAIVEAALAELKDRMRVVVHVGQPSTFEALRLVEIAKGLGATEFAALTPYYLKATDDSIFEYFAALSDAIGDGRLYVYIYPARSGNPVSVELLARLAELPNVVGAKVSELSLDEIAAYRAAVPADFDLYTGADRDLIAAVQVGAQGVVSGVSSVTPKPFRALADAGRSGDAGAIAAAQAAVDDVVSLIGGDMARMKEAYRVLDVVDTHCRMAIAEPTDAERAAVAQVVAAHR; encoded by the coding sequence GTGACCCGCTACGACATCCTCACCGCCGTGCCCACCGCCTTCCACAGCGACGGCGCACTCGATCTCGAGGGGTCGCGGGCGATCTTCCGGTTCGTCGCAGAGTCCGGGAACGAGGGCGCCTTCGTGCTCGGCACGACCGGCGAGTTCCCCGCGGTCGACGCCACCGAGTTCGCGGCGATCGTCGAGGCGGCGCTCGCGGAGCTGAAGGATCGGATGCGCGTCGTCGTGCACGTCGGCCAGCCCAGCACGTTCGAGGCCCTGCGCCTGGTCGAGATCGCGAAGGGACTGGGCGCGACCGAGTTCGCCGCGCTCACGCCGTACTACCTGAAGGCGACGGACGACTCGATCTTCGAGTACTTCGCGGCCCTGTCCGATGCGATCGGCGACGGCCGGCTCTACGTCTACATCTATCCGGCCCGCAGCGGCAATCCGGTCTCGGTCGAGCTGCTCGCGCGCCTCGCCGAGCTGCCGAACGTCGTCGGTGCGAAGGTCAGCGAACTGTCGCTCGACGAGATCGCCGCCTACCGCGCCGCGGTGCCCGCCGACTTCGATCTGTACACGGGCGCCGATCGCGACCTGATCGCCGCGGTGCAGGTCGGCGCGCAGGGTGTCGTGTCGGGCGTCTCGTCGGTCACCCCCAAGCCGTTCCGCGCGCTGGCCGACGCAGGACGCTCGGGGGATGCCGGCGCGATCGCCGCCGCCCAGGCCGCGGTCGACGATGTGGTCTCGCTCATCGGCGGCGACATGGCGCGCATGAAGGAGGCCTACCGGGTGCTCGACGTCGTCGACACGCACTGCCGCATGGCGATCGCCGAGCCGACGGATGCCGAGCGCGCCGCGGTCGCGCAGGTCGTGGCCGCCCACCGGTAG
- a CDS encoding tripartite tricarboxylate transporter permease, translating to MNALMEGLNSLLDISILLYMLVGLLLGFMVGAFPGITATMAVALAAGFTLTLEPVQGLAVLLTIYVAANFGDRVPSILINTPGTPASIATTLDGYPMAKQGRAGLALTISAIVSAVGILASLVLFAVAAVPIASFARDYFKSPELFALVVFGISIMIGISSKSMLKGILAGLFGLMLGTVGTYAATADQRFTFGVLELVEGVNFIAVIIGLFGIAELFDQLLTYRKSNVRPISSLGRWWPNRSELKQSGRATAVGGAVGLGVGLIPAAGGDIAGLIGWERARKASKHPEMFGKGSIEGVAASDTASSATLGGSLTTTMALGIPGDSVMAVMIGSMIIWGITPGPTLFTNRPDLVVSIVGIMLVATLLSLGLSLVRMKGMVKLLDVPQPYLWSGILIFCIIGTYATSNSLSTVVTMLVFGVIGVLLKRMQVPAGPIVLGLLLGPLAEENLARTLAILPTRPFFEVVSPIAIVLLVLAVLSIVMPAIRAARSPRGERASLEDSILSASTVEQIEKAHEELAADPDLLTSTVRNVDTSARAARKARKNSKETEK from the coding sequence GTGAACGCGCTCATGGAGGGGCTGAACTCGCTCCTCGACATCTCGATCCTGCTCTACATGCTCGTCGGGCTCCTGCTCGGCTTCATGGTCGGAGCCTTCCCCGGCATCACCGCGACCATGGCCGTCGCCCTCGCCGCCGGATTCACACTGACCCTCGAGCCCGTGCAGGGCCTCGCCGTGCTGCTCACGATCTACGTCGCCGCGAACTTCGGTGATCGCGTCCCCTCGATCCTCATCAACACCCCGGGCACCCCGGCGTCGATCGCCACGACGCTCGACGGCTATCCGATGGCGAAGCAGGGCAGAGCAGGCCTCGCCCTGACGATCTCGGCGATCGTCTCGGCCGTCGGCATCCTCGCCTCCCTCGTGCTGTTCGCCGTCGCGGCGGTGCCGATCGCGAGTTTCGCCCGCGACTACTTCAAGTCGCCGGAGCTCTTCGCGCTGGTCGTCTTCGGCATCTCGATCATGATCGGCATCTCGTCGAAGTCGATGCTCAAGGGCATCCTCGCCGGTCTCTTCGGCCTCATGCTCGGCACCGTCGGAACGTACGCCGCCACGGCCGACCAGCGCTTCACCTTCGGGGTGCTCGAGCTGGTCGAGGGCGTCAACTTCATCGCCGTGATCATCGGACTGTTCGGCATCGCCGAGCTCTTCGACCAGCTGCTCACGTATCGGAAGTCGAACGTGCGCCCCATCTCGAGCCTCGGTCGCTGGTGGCCGAATCGCTCGGAGCTGAAGCAGAGCGGGCGGGCGACCGCGGTCGGCGGCGCTGTCGGACTCGGAGTCGGGCTCATCCCCGCGGCCGGTGGCGACATCGCGGGCCTCATCGGCTGGGAGCGTGCCCGCAAGGCCTCGAAGCACCCCGAGATGTTCGGCAAGGGGTCGATCGAGGGCGTCGCCGCCTCCGACACCGCCTCGAGCGCCACACTCGGCGGCTCACTCACGACGACGATGGCGCTCGGCATCCCGGGTGACTCGGTGATGGCGGTGATGATCGGCTCGATGATCATTTGGGGCATCACCCCCGGCCCGACCCTGTTCACGAACCGCCCCGACCTCGTCGTCTCGATCGTGGGCATCATGCTCGTCGCGACGCTGCTCTCGCTGGGTCTGAGCCTCGTCCGCATGAAGGGCATGGTCAAGCTGCTCGACGTGCCGCAGCCGTACCTGTGGAGCGGCATCCTGATCTTCTGCATCATCGGCACGTACGCCACCTCGAACAGCCTCTCGACCGTCGTCACGATGCTCGTGTTCGGTGTGATCGGCGTGCTGCTCAAGCGGATGCAGGTGCCGGCCGGGCCCATCGTGCTCGGCCTGCTCCTCGGCCCGCTTGCGGAGGAGAACCTGGCTCGCACGCTGGCGATCCTGCCGACCCGCCCGTTCTTCGAGGTCGTGAGCCCGATCGCGATCGTGCTGCTGGTGCTCGCGGTGCTGTCGATCGTGATGCCGGCCATCCGTGCGGCCCGCAGCCCTCGTGGTGAGCGCGCCTCGCTCGAGGACTCGATCCTGTCGGCCTCGACGGTCGAGCAGATCGAGAAGGCGCACGAAGAGCTCGCCGCGGACCCCGACCTGCTCACGTCGACCGTGCGCAATGTCGACACCTCAGCCCGCGCGGCCCGCAAGGCCCGCAAGAACTCCAAGGAGACCGAGAAGTGA
- a CDS encoding tripartite tricarboxylate transporter TctB family protein, translated as MSHADATSPAEQDEQQGAPASRPLEIVFGFVALAFSAGYLFLATQIPLRREAAPGQIDARFWPMVIAVTAVVISLAVLAVAVTRPAQGREDLDRIQSGGVIRVVATLAIAGVFIAVWSLGTVILFGYRIEVFPVAAALLMAGLMLLYGHRRWLSLIIYSVSVTAFVYVVFGMLLRIPL; from the coding sequence ATGTCCCACGCCGATGCCACCAGCCCGGCCGAGCAGGACGAGCAGCAGGGCGCACCCGCGTCGCGGCCGCTCGAGATCGTCTTCGGATTCGTCGCCCTCGCGTTCAGCGCGGGCTATCTGTTCCTCGCCACCCAGATCCCGCTGCGCCGCGAGGCTGCGCCCGGTCAGATCGATGCGCGCTTCTGGCCCATGGTCATCGCCGTCACCGCCGTGGTCATCTCGCTCGCCGTTCTCGCGGTGGCCGTCACACGGCCCGCACAGGGCCGCGAGGACCTCGACCGCATCCAGTCGGGAGGTGTGATCCGGGTCGTCGCCACTCTCGCGATCGCGGGTGTGTTCATCGCCGTCTGGTCGCTCGGCACCGTCATCCTGTTCGGCTATCGCATCGAGGTCTTCCCGGTGGCGGCCGCCCTGCTGATGGCCGGCCTCATGCTTCTCTACGGCCACCGCCGCTGGCTGAGCCTGATCATCTACTCCGTCTCCGTCACGGCGTTCGTCTACGTCGTGTTCGGCATGCTACTGAGGATCCCGCTGTGA
- a CDS encoding tripartite tricarboxylate transporter substrate binding protein → MPRMRITRAAAAIAAAAATALVLSACTKVEEGEDAASAFPENDIRLIIQANPGGGSDLSSRALATELEGILGVSVIPENMPGAAGALAMEYVGAQDPDGYVIGFAPVEIAMLNTTQSANVLPEDFDLLGQIMLAPGVITVGANSGIESLEDLVAQAKSGAVTVANSGAGSIWEAATVGLGDATDATFSPVPYDGGATAVAAAASGETVAAVSGLGEALAQGEAVRILAVMNDERHPDAEDVPTVDEAIGEDVVFGGWGGIYAPKGLPDDVKGELESAVKEAVESDTYQQFQKDAGNLVVYRDSAEWTTFVDEQFDLFKELLG, encoded by the coding sequence ATGCCCCGCATGCGCATCACCCGGGCGGCCGCCGCGATCGCGGCCGCCGCCGCCACCGCTCTCGTCCTGTCGGCCTGCACCAAGGTCGAAGAGGGTGAGGATGCGGCATCCGCCTTTCCCGAGAACGACATCCGCCTGATCATCCAGGCCAACCCCGGCGGCGGGTCCGACCTGTCGTCGCGCGCCCTCGCCACCGAGCTCGAGGGGATCCTCGGCGTCAGCGTCATCCCCGAGAACATGCCCGGTGCCGCAGGCGCGCTCGCCATGGAGTACGTCGGCGCGCAGGATCCCGACGGCTACGTGATCGGATTCGCCCCGGTCGAGATCGCGATGCTCAACACCACGCAGAGCGCGAACGTGCTCCCCGAGGACTTCGATCTGCTCGGCCAGATCATGCTGGCTCCCGGAGTCATCACGGTCGGCGCCAACAGCGGCATCGAGTCGCTCGAAGACCTCGTCGCCCAGGCGAAGTCCGGCGCCGTCACGGTCGCCAACTCCGGTGCCGGATCGATCTGGGAGGCCGCGACCGTCGGCCTCGGCGATGCGACCGACGCGACCTTCTCGCCCGTGCCGTACGACGGTGGTGCGACCGCCGTCGCCGCCGCCGCATCCGGAGAGACGGTCGCCGCGGTGTCGGGTCTCGGTGAGGCCCTCGCGCAGGGCGAGGCCGTGCGCATCCTCGCGGTCATGAACGACGAGCGCCACCCGGATGCCGAGGACGTGCCGACGGTCGATGAGGCCATCGGTGAAGACGTGGTCTTCGGAGGGTGGGGTGGCATCTACGCCCCCAAGGGCCTGCCGGACGACGTCAAGGGCGAGCTGGAGTCCGCGGTGAAGGAAGCCGTCGAGTCCGACACCTACCAGCAGTTCCAGAAGGACGCGGGAAACCTCGTGGTCTACCGCGACTCGGCGGAGTGGACGACCTTCGTCGACGAGCAGTTCGACCTCTTCAAGGAGCTCCTGGGCTGA
- a CDS encoding GntR family transcriptional regulator produces the protein MTQTVKRGESLGAQVAQVLRQRIVRGELAPGARITEEALAEEFSVSRGPIRDALTQLSFEKLVEVQRPRGVYITGLSQDDVDQLYSLRGALEQLALSRAMRVDDDARWAAMAAAVGRMGAAADSGDHAAFVAADLEFHSEIYALADHPRLQGAWSQYLPTFASLLEVTINHDDDLHESSDDHVKLMDVMRSGTPEEAASVLTAHLDGARDRMLSELAGRPA, from the coding sequence GTGACACAGACCGTGAAGCGCGGAGAGTCCCTCGGAGCGCAGGTCGCGCAGGTCCTGCGCCAGCGCATCGTCCGCGGAGAGCTGGCGCCCGGCGCCCGCATCACCGAAGAGGCCCTCGCCGAGGAGTTCTCGGTGAGCAGGGGACCGATCCGCGACGCGCTCACCCAGCTCAGCTTCGAGAAGCTCGTCGAGGTGCAGCGCCCTCGTGGCGTGTACATCACCGGACTCTCGCAGGACGACGTCGATCAGCTGTACAGCCTGCGCGGCGCCCTCGAGCAGCTGGCGCTCTCGCGGGCCATGCGAGTGGACGACGACGCGCGCTGGGCGGCGATGGCTGCGGCCGTCGGGCGGATGGGTGCCGCCGCCGACAGTGGTGATCACGCGGCTTTCGTCGCCGCCGACCTCGAGTTCCACTCGGAGATCTACGCGCTGGCCGACCACCCCCGGCTGCAGGGTGCCTGGAGCCAGTACCTGCCGACCTTCGCCTCGCTCCTCGAGGTCACGATCAATCACGACGACGACCTCCACGAGTCGTCGGACGATCACGTGAAGTTGATGGACGTGATGCGCTCCGGCACACCGGAGGAGGCGGCCTCGGTCCTGACCGCCCATCTCGACGGCGCCCGCGATCGGATGCTCAGCGAGCTCGCCGGCCGCCCGGCCTGA
- a CDS encoding DoxX family protein codes for MTNTTAPSAASSLGLLVLRVVVGFVFAAHGAQKIFEYTLPGAIGSFAGMGVPLPEIAAPVVAFVELIGGILLALGLFTRPVGILLAVDMVVALVAVHLPAGLWVGEGGYEFVAVLGVAALALAFTGAGRFSLDGAFLRGRVPAWLS; via the coding sequence ATGACGAACACCACCGCCCCCTCCGCCGCCTCTTCGCTGGGACTCCTCGTCCTGCGCGTCGTCGTCGGCTTCGTCTTCGCCGCTCATGGAGCGCAGAAGATCTTCGAGTACACCCTCCCCGGGGCCATCGGCAGCTTCGCCGGCATGGGCGTCCCGCTGCCCGAGATCGCCGCGCCCGTCGTCGCGTTCGTCGAGCTGATCGGCGGCATCCTGCTGGCGCTCGGACTCTTCACGCGCCCCGTCGGCATCCTGCTCGCGGTCGACATGGTCGTGGCGCTCGTCGCCGTGCACCTGCCCGCGGGCCTGTGGGTGGGCGAGGGCGGATACGAGTTCGTCGCGGTACTCGGGGTCGCAGCGCTCGCGCTGGCCTTCACCGGAGCCGGACGCTTCTCGCTCGACGGGGCGTTCCTCCGCGGACGCGTTCCCGCCTGGCTCAGCTGA